The Paraburkholderia sp. PREW-6R genomic interval GTCGGTATGGATGATGTTCGTCACGGCCTATGGCGCACTGATCGAAGATGCGAAAGTGACCCAGGGCGACTTCGTGATCGTGCCGGCGGCCTCCAGCAGCGTCGGGCTCGCTGCCATCCAGCTTGCGAACTATGCCGGCGCGACCTCGATTGCGCTCACGCGCACCGCCGCCAAAAAGCAGCCATTGCTCGACGCGGGCGCCGCCCACGTGGTGGTCACGGACGAAGCCGATCTCGTCGACGAAGTGATGCGGATCACCGGAGGCAACGGCGCTCGCGTCGCCTTCGATCCGGTTGGCGGCCCGAACTTCGCCAAGCTGCTGGCTACGCTGTCGTTTCAGGGCATTGCGTATATCTACGGCGCGCTCAGCGACGAAGTCACGCCGCTACCCGTGCTGGAGATGATCGGCAAGATGCTCACGGTCAAGGCGCACAACATCTGGCTCACGAGCGGCGATGAAACACGCCGCAAGGCGGCGGTCGACTACATACTCAAGGGACTCGAAAGCGGCGCGCTCAAACCGGTGATAGACCGTACGTTCAGTTTCGACCAGATGGTGGACGCGCACCGTTATCTGGAAACCAACGGCCAGTTCGGCAAGATCGTGGTGACGGTCTGACGGGACGTTGGTTGGCGGGTTCGTTTCCTGACTAGTTGCCTGCTTCCTTTGCACGCTTTTGCCCGGCACGTTCGAGCATGGCCTCGCTGATGACGCGCTCGCCTCGTTCGGCGAGCGCACTGCCGGCGCCGGCCATATCCCGCACCTCCTTGTTCTGACTCAGTTTCAGCTTGCCCACCAGCCGTGTAATGTCGATCTCCACACCGACGATCGCCTTAAGCAGCGTATCGATGAACTCGGCGGGGCTGTCCGTCATCTTCCACGGCGTGGGCAGCGACGCTTCGTGCGTGCGCGTGAGACGGGCGACCAGCCCACGCACATAGCGCTCGTCGTCGCGGATGGTCACGCGCCCGTGCGCATGCACGACCTGGTAGTTCCAGGTGGGCACCTGCCTGTGCGTCTCCTGCTTGGTCGGATACCAGGTCGGCGACACATACGCATCGCCCGCACGAAACACGACCAGCACTTCGTCTCCATTCGCTACGTCCTGCCAGACCGGATTCGCGCGCGCCACGTGTGCGTGGAGAACGCCACGCGGTCCTTCGTCCGCTTTCAGTTCGAACGGAATGTGGTTGGCGTCGAGGCCGTTGCTGCCGTGCGTGACCAGCATGCCCAGGGGATTTTCCGCGATCAATGCATGCAGCACGGCGGTATCGGGTTCGTCGAAATGAGCGGGTATGTACATGAAAACTCCGTAACAGGTGCGGCCACGCCTCTCCGTTCGTTCCGGTCGACGCCCAGCGCGTCGTCAACTCGGCACCCAAGGTTCGCTGGCATGCGAAGCATTGTGACGGGAAACCGGTTTATATTGTAGAACCAGTCTGGATCATTTCCTTTGGACCAGGGAACGTGGCTCGCCATCCCGAAGCGGTGGAAGTTCCGTCAATTGCTGAACTGAACCAGGCCGTCGACCTCGGGGTTCAGGCGGCACGGCATGACACTGCGTAACGAAATGGCCGCCGTCCGGTTCGCGACACACAGTCTCGGTCATCCGGGCGAAGCGGGACAGCGAAGGAGCAAAGATGGGTTTATTCAAACTCGGCGGCGCACAGATCGAAGCGAGTCTGGCAGCGGCTACGCGCCAGTACCTCGCAGGCGGCATGTCCGAGCCGCAGTTGCTCGCCGCCATTCACGACGACACTCTTGACATCGGCATCTCGAACTATCCGTCGGCGGCTTTTGAATCCGCGCGCCGGGAGACGTCTGCAAGACAGTATGGCTACGTACTGGGCGGCATGACGGAGTGCCGGGATCTCGACAGCGGCGACGTTCACCGTTTCGTCGCAGGCGACTTCTACATGATCGAAGCCGGCACGCCGTACATTCAGCGATTCAAGCAGGCCACGCGGATTCTGTTCATCAGATGTCCGGCAGCTGAGCGCGCGG includes:
- a CDS encoding zinc-dependent alcohol dehydrogenase family protein, which translates into the protein MSRTIRFNQAGGPEVLEFVETTVPQPGPNEIRIHVKAIGLNRAESMWRKDIYIEPVKFPAGLGYEAAGTVDAVGSSVSGFAPGDVVSVIPSFSMNQYGTYGEVIVVPDYAVVKHPSSLSFTEAASVWMMFVTAYGALIEDAKVTQGDFVIVPAASSSVGLAAIQLANYAGATSIALTRTAAKKQPLLDAGAAHVVVTDEADLVDEVMRITGGNGARVAFDPVGGPNFAKLLATLSFQGIAYIYGALSDEVTPLPVLEMIGKMLTVKAHNIWLTSGDETRRKAAVDYILKGLESGALKPVIDRTFSFDQMVDAHRYLETNGQFGKIVVTV
- a CDS encoding FMN-binding negative transcriptional regulator, translating into MYIPAHFDEPDTAVLHALIAENPLGMLVTHGSNGLDANHIPFELKADEGPRGVLHAHVARANPVWQDVANGDEVLVVFRAGDAYVSPTWYPTKQETHRQVPTWNYQVVHAHGRVTIRDDERYVRGLVARLTRTHEASLPTPWKMTDSPAEFIDTLLKAIVGVEIDITRLVGKLKLSQNKEVRDMAGAGSALAERGERVISEAMLERAGQKRAKEAGN